The proteins below are encoded in one region of Buttiauxella gaviniae:
- the ribB gene encoding 3,4-dihydroxy-2-butanone-4-phosphate synthase — MNQTLLSAFGTPTQRVELALEALREGRGVMVLDDEDRENEGDMIFPAETMTVEQMALTIRHGSGIVCLCLTEERRKQLELPMMVENNTSAYGTGFTVTIEAASGVTTGVSAADRITTVRAAIADGAKPSDLNRPGHVFPLRAQPGGVLTRGGHTEATIDLVTLAGFKPAGVLCELTNDDGSMARAPECITFARLHNMAVVTIEDLVEYRQTHERKAS; from the coding sequence ATGAATCAGACGCTCCTTTCTGCATTTGGCACCCCTACACAGCGCGTAGAACTGGCTCTTGAAGCCCTACGTGAAGGACGCGGGGTTATGGTTCTTGACGATGAAGATCGCGAGAACGAAGGCGACATGATTTTCCCGGCCGAAACCATGACCGTTGAGCAAATGGCTCTGACCATTCGTCACGGTAGCGGTATTGTTTGCCTGTGCCTGACCGAAGAACGCCGTAAACAACTTGAATTGCCAATGATGGTTGAGAACAACACCAGTGCTTATGGCACCGGGTTTACTGTAACTATCGAAGCGGCAAGTGGTGTAACCACCGGTGTTTCTGCGGCTGACCGTATTACTACCGTGCGTGCAGCGATTGCTGATGGCGCAAAACCAAGCGACCTGAACCGTCCGGGCCATGTATTCCCGCTCCGTGCTCAGCCGGGCGGCGTGTTAACTCGTGGCGGTCATACTGAAGCGACTATCGATTTGGTGACGCTTGCTGGGTTTAAACCTGCCGGCGTGCTGTGCGAACTGACCAACGACGATGGCTCAATGGCGCGTGCACCAGAGTGCATCACCTTTGCCCGCCTGCACAACATGGCTGTCGTAACGATTGAAGACCTGGTCGAATATCGCCAGACTCACGAACGTAAAGCCAGCTAA
- the zupT gene encoding zinc transporter ZupT, with the protein MSVPLILTLLAGGATFIGALLGVIGQKPSNRVLAFSLGFAAGIMLLISLMEMLPAALHTEGMSPVLGYGMFMVGLLGYFALDRALPHAHPQDLMDSKPQPRNLRRTALLLTLGISLHNFPEGVATFVTASSNLELGMGIALAVALHNIPEGLAVAGPVYAATGSKRKAIFWAGISGLAEILGGVLAWLILGTMVSPVVMAAIMAAVAGIMVALSVDELMPLAKEIDPHNNPSYGVLCGMAVMGFSLTLLQTSGIG; encoded by the coding sequence ATGTCAGTACCCTTGATTCTGACCCTGTTAGCAGGGGGAGCCACTTTCATTGGTGCCTTGCTTGGCGTAATTGGCCAGAAGCCATCAAACCGTGTGCTGGCATTTTCTCTCGGTTTTGCAGCGGGCATTATGCTGCTTATCTCGTTGATGGAGATGTTGCCCGCAGCGCTTCATACCGAAGGAATGTCACCGGTGCTGGGCTATGGCATGTTTATGGTCGGCCTGTTGGGCTACTTTGCCCTTGATCGCGCCCTGCCCCATGCTCATCCGCAAGATCTAATGGACAGCAAACCGCAGCCGCGTAATCTGCGCCGCACCGCGCTATTACTCACTCTTGGCATTAGCTTGCATAACTTCCCCGAAGGCGTGGCGACGTTCGTCACCGCCAGCAGCAATCTGGAATTAGGGATGGGTATTGCCCTTGCAGTGGCACTGCATAACATTCCTGAAGGGTTAGCCGTTGCAGGGCCGGTGTATGCGGCAACCGGTTCTAAGCGCAAAGCGATCTTCTGGGCAGGGATTTCAGGCCTGGCGGAAATTCTGGGCGGCGTACTGGCCTGGCTGATTCTGGGCACAATGGTGTCGCCGGTTGTCATGGCGGCAATAATGGCCGCTGTTGCGGGCATTATGGTGGCGCTGTCGGTCGATGAACTGATGCCGCTCGCTAAAGAGATCGATCCCCACAACAATCCAAGTTACGGTGTGCTTTGTGGGATGGCAGTGATGGGATTTAGTTTGACGTTGCTGCAAACCAGCGGAATTGGCTAA
- the ygiD gene encoding 4,5-DOPA dioxygenase extradiol, with translation MTTQRMPALFLGHGSPMNVLEDNHYTQAWRHLGETLPRPKAIVVVSAHWFTKGTGVTAMETPKTIHDFGGFPQALYDTHYPAPGSPELAQQLVDLLAPVPVMQDKEAWGFDHGSWGVLIKMYPNADIPMVQLSIDSTKPAAWHFEIGRKLATLREQGIMLIASGNVVHNLRTVRWHGENTPYPWAESFNQYVKDNLTWQGPVAEHPLVNYLQHEGGSLSNPTPDHYLPLLYVLGAWDGKEPITLPVDGIEMGSLSMLSVQIG, from the coding sequence ATGACTACCCAACGAATGCCTGCGCTGTTCCTGGGACACGGCAGCCCAATGAACGTGCTGGAAGATAATCACTATACCCAAGCCTGGCGTCATTTGGGAGAGACCTTACCGCGTCCTAAAGCTATTGTGGTGGTATCTGCGCACTGGTTCACGAAAGGCACCGGCGTTACGGCGATGGAAACGCCAAAAACCATTCACGATTTCGGTGGTTTCCCGCAGGCGCTCTACGATACGCATTATCCCGCTCCGGGCTCGCCGGAACTGGCTCAGCAGTTAGTGGATTTGCTGGCTCCTGTTCCGGTAATGCAGGATAAAGAAGCCTGGGGGTTTGACCACGGCTCCTGGGGTGTGCTGATCAAGATGTACCCGAATGCTGATATTCCAATGGTGCAGCTCAGCATCGACAGTACCAAACCGGCGGCCTGGCATTTTGAGATTGGTCGCAAACTGGCAACGCTGCGCGAACAGGGAATTATGCTGATTGCCAGCGGTAACGTTGTTCATAACCTCAGAACCGTACGCTGGCACGGTGAAAACACGCCTTATCCATGGGCTGAGTCGTTTAACCAATATGTGAAAGATAACCTTACCTGGCAGGGGCCAGTTGCCGAGCATCCGTTAGTGAATTATTTACAACACGAAGGCGGATCGTTATCTAACCCAACGCCGGATCACTATTTACCGTTGCTCTATGTTCTGGGGGCGTGGGACGGCAAAGAGCCGATAACGCTGCCAGTCGATGGCATTGAGATGGGGTCGCTGAGTATGCTTTCGGTGC